The DNA segment GGTCTCACCCGACAGCAGGACATCAACCGGATGAAGATGATCGACTCCTACAAAGGTGCCCGCCACAAGCGCGGCCAGAAGGTTCGCGGCCAGCGGACCAAGTCCACCGGCCGCACCGAGGGGACGATCGGCGTCAACGTCGAGGAGATCCGCGAGGAACAGGCCGAGGAGGCCGCCGCTGCCGAAGAGGAGGGTGATGAATAATGGCGCTCGGAACCGACACCAAACACTACGAGACGCCGAACCACCCCTACCAGGGCGAGCGTATCGCGAGCGAACACTCGCTACTCGACCGCTACGGCCTGTCGAACAAGGAAGAACTCTGGCGAGCGCAGTCCGAACTTCGATCCTACCGACGCGAAGCTCGGGAGCTGCTGGGACAGGCCCAGGGCGACGAGGTCGTACAGCGGCGATCCGAGGAGTTCCTCGGTCGCCTGAAGCGCGTCGGCGTCCTCGACGAGGCCGAAGGACTCGGCGACGTTCTGGGACTGGAGATCGAAGACGTTCTCGAACGCCGCCTCCAGACGGTCGTCTACCGCAAAGGGCTGGCCAACACCCCCCAGCAGGCTCGTCAGTTCATCACGCACGGCCACGTCACGATCGGCGATCGTCGCCACCGCGTCCCCTCCTACGTCGTCGACGTCGACGAGGAAGACGACGTGGCGTTCGACGGGACCAGTCCGCTGGCCGACGAACTGCACCCGGAACGCGCGGAGGGCCAATAACATGAGTCAGGACGACGACAAGTGGGGTATCGCCCACGTGCACGCATCGTTCAACAACACCATCATGACCGTGACGGACCTCACCGGTGCGGAGACGATCGCGAAGTCCTCCGGCGGGACAGCGGTCAAACAGAACCGCGACGAAGCCTCGCCCTACGCGGCCATGCAGATGGCCGAGGGTGTCGCCGAAGAGGTCAAGGCAGCAGGTATCACCGGTCTCCACGTCCGCGTCCGCGGACCTGGCGGCAACCTCCAGAAGTCACCTGGTCCCGGTGCGCAGGCGACGATCCGGGCACTCGCACGCTCGGGTATCGAGATCGGACGCATCGAGGACGTCACGCCGATCCCACACGACGGATCGCGCGCACCGAAGGGCAAGGGCGGATTCTAGATCCATGGCAGCCGACTACGACGTCGAGTTCGTCGAACGCGCCGATCGGGAGGCCAGAATCCTCGTCCGCGGGATCACCCCCGCGTTCGCCAACGGCATCCGCCGGGCGATGATCGCCGACGTCCCAACGCTGGCGATCGACACCGTCCGGTTTATCGAGAACTCCTCGGTCATGTTCGACGAGCAACTGGGACTGCGACTCGGCCTCGTCCCGCTGACGACGCCGCGACACGACGAGTTCGGTGAGGAGGACGTCGTAACGCTCTCGATCGACGTCGAAGGTCCCGGAACCGCCTACTCCGGCGACCTCGTCTCTGCCGAACCGGACCTGGTGAAACCTGCCGACGAGAACGTCCCGATTATACACCTGAAGGACGGCCAGCGCCTCGAAGCGGAAGCCGACGCGGTCTACGACCGTGGAAAGGATCACGCGAAGCACCAGGGCGGCGTCGCCGTGGGCTATCGCCACCTTCAGCACGTTACAGTGGAGGGAGACCTCCCGGAGTTCGAGGACGAGGAGCGACGGATCGTCCGCGGCGTCATCGAGGACGACGGCGACCTGATCCCGACGAGCGAGTTCGGTCACGACCTGACCGAGCGCTATCCGGGTAAGGAGGTTTCCGTCGAAGACGTTCCGAACGCCTTCGTCTTCCACGTCGAGACCGACGGTTCGTTCTCCGTCGAGGAGCTGGTGACGCGGGCCATCGATTCGATCGACGACCGCGCAGCAGAACTGGAAGCAGCCGTACAGCTATAACAGAGACCAATGACCCGCCACCACACTTCGGACCCGACGTACGCCGGCGCCGCGAGCGACGAGACCGGCGACCGATCCGTTCGGATCGAAAGCGGTTTGAAGGGGCGGCGGGTAGACGGAAGTGCACGCAGGGATAGCCAAGTCAGGCCAACGGCGCAGCGTTCAGGGCGCTGTCTCGTAGGAGTCCGCAGGTTCAAATCCTGCTCCCTGCATCACTTCTGGGCGAGTTACACTCGCAAGCGGACCACACAGACTATCGGAGGATATCAATGAGTACGAAGACCAACCCGAGGCTCACAGACCTCATCGCCGAGTTGAAGTCTACGTCCCGCTCCCGGGACGCGGACGTCTGGCGCGACATCGCCGATCGCCTCGAGAAGCCCAGGTCGAACCACGCAGAGGTAAACCTGGGACGCATCGAGCGATACGCACGCGAAGACGAGACCGTCATCGTCCCCGGCAAGGTGCTGGGGAGCGGTCGTCTGCGCAAGAACGTCACCGTCGCCGCCGTCGACGCGTCGTCGTCGGCCGCGACGAAGATCGACCAGGTCGGCGAGTACGTACCGATCGAACAGCTGTTAGAAGACAACCCCGACGGATCCGACCTCCGGGTGATCGCATGAGCGTCGCCGAATTCGACGCCGACGTCGTCGTCGACGCCCGCGATTGCATCCTGGGTCGCGTCGCCAGCCAGGTCGCCCAGCGCGCACTGGACGGCGAACGCGTCGCGATCGTCAACGCAGAGGATGCCGTCATCACGGGCGACACGGAGGACGTGTTCGAGACCTACCGAACCAGAGCACAGCTCGGGTCCGACCGCGGCCCCAACTACCCGAAACGACCGGACACGATCTTCAAGCGCTCCGTCCGCGGCATGCTTCCGTACAAGAAGCCGCGCGGACGCGAGGCGTTCTCGAACGTTCGCGTCTACGTCGGCAACCCGTACGAGGGAGACGACGACCGCGAGGCGACGGTCCTCGAGGATACGTCGCTGGATCGCCTGTCGAACATTCGCTTCGTCCACCTGGGCGAGGTCGCAGATCAACTGGGTGCCAACGTCACATGGTAACGAACACGAGCGGAAAGAAGAAGACGGCCGTGGCGCGGGCCACCGTCACCGACGGCGAGGGCCGCGTCCGGATCAACGCACAGCCGGTCGAACTGGTCGAGCCGCAGATGTCGCGACTCAAGATGCTCGAGCCGTTCCGCATCGCGGGCGACGAGCTGCGAGACGGGATCGACATCACCGTCCGCGTCGAGGGCGGCGGTATCAGCGGACAGGCCGACGCCGTCCGCACCGCGATCGCACGCGGTATCGTCCAGCACACGAACGACGCCGAACTGCGCGACGCGTTCATGTCGTTCGATCGCTCGCTGCTGGTGAACGACGTTCGCCAGTCCGAATCGAAGAAGTGGGGCGGCCCCGGCGCACGGGCTCGCTACCAGAAATCCTACCGCTAAGGTGATTCAACTATGATGGTTCCGGTCCGGTGTTTCACGTGCGGCACGGTCGTCGCCGAGCACTGGGAAGAGTTCGAAGAACGCGCCCGCGAGGGTGACGAGGACCCCGCCGAGGTCCTGGACGACCTCGGCGTCGACCGGTTCTGCTGCCGGCGCATGCTCGTCAGCCACACCGACCTCGTGGACGTCGTCTCGCCCTACCAGTAACCCATGCAACAGGAACGATACAACCGGTACGAGAAGGCCCGGATCCTCGGCGCCCGCGCGCTGCAGGTGTCCTACGGCGCACCCGTACTGATCGAGACCGACCAGACGGAGCCGATCCTCATCGCCGCGGAGGAGTACGACGAGGGCGTGCTTCCGTTCACGGTCAATCGAAGCCAGGCATCGACATGACGCTGATCACCGACGTCCGGCTGCGCGAGATCCTCGATTCCCGGGGCAACCCAACGGTCGAGGCCGACGTCGTGACCGAGAGCGGCGGCTTTGGCCGCGCTGCGGCTCCGTCGGGGGCCAGCACGGGCGAGTACGAGGCGATCGAGCGACCGTCGGGCGAGGCCATCGCGGCGGCACGCGAGCGGGCCGTCCCCCGGCTCGTCGGTGACGCGTACGCGGGCAACCAGCGCGAGGTCGACGCGATCCTTCGGGCGGCCGACGGGACCGACAACTTCGCGGAGATCGGTGCCAACAGCGCGGTCGCCATCTCGATGGCGGCGGCGAAGGCCGGCGCGGACGTCCTGGGTGCGCCGCTCTTCCAGCACCTGGGTGGGACGTTCCGGGGTAACTCGTTCCCTACGCCGCTCGGGAACGTCGTCGGGGGTGGCGAACACGCTACCGACGCGACGGACATCCAGGAGTTTCTCGCCGCGCCGGTGGGAGCGCCGAGCGTTCAGGACGCGGTGTTCGCGAACGCGGCCGTCCACGCAGCCGTGGCGGACGTGCTGGACGAACGGGACGAGCCAGCGGGCAAGGGTGACGAGGGCGCGTGGGCGCCGTCGGTGACCGACGCCGAGGCGTTCGAGATCGTCGACGACGCGGTCGGCCGCGTCGAGGACGAGGTCGGGTTCGAAATCGGCTTCGGGCTCGACGTTGCCGCGTCGGAACTCTACGACGCCGATGCCGACGAGTACGTCTACAGCGACCGAACCCGCTCGACCGACGAGCAGATCGCCTACGTCGCCGACCTCGTCTCCGAGTACGACCTCGTCTACGTCGAGGACCCGCTCGACGAGGACGATTACGACGCGTACGCCGAACTCACGGATCGAACCGGTGACGAGACGCTGATCTGCGGCGACGATCTCTTCGTGACGAACGTCGATCGTCTGCGTACCGGTATCGATGGGGGTGCGGCCAACGCCATCCTGATCAAGCCGAATCAGATCGGTACCCTCTCGGACGCGTTCGACGCGATCGAACTCGCGACCGAACACGGCTACGAGGCCGTCGTCTCCCACCGTTCGGGTGAGACCGAAGACGCGACCATCGCACACCTCGCCGTCGCGACCGACGCCGCCTTCATCAAGACGGGGGCCGTCGGCGGCGAGCGCACCGCCAAGCTGAACGAACTGATCCGCATCGAAGACGACGCACTATGACAGAGAACGATACACCACAGGAGGGTCTCGACGCCGCCGAGGATGAGATCGACGAGGAGCCGGCCGAAGGGGCCGGCCCCGCCGCCGAATCCGAGGAGGTCGACGAGGCCGCAACAGCAGAGACCGCCGAGGCGCCCGCCGAGGCCGAACCAGCCGACGAGGAACTCGACGAGTCGGGTCCGTCGCTCGACGACGACGTCATGAGCGACGAGGACGCAGACCTCCTCATCCCCGTCGAGGACTACCTGGGTGCCGGTGTCCACATCGGGACCCAGCAGAAGACCGAGGACATGGAGCGGTTTATCCACCGCGTCCGGACCGACGGACTCTACGTCCTCGACGTCTCGATGACCGACCGTCGCATCCGGACGGCTGCGGACTTCCTCGAGAACTACGCGCCGGAGCAGATCCTGGTGACCTCGTCCCGTCAGTACGGCCGCTTCCCGGCCGAGAAGTTCGCCGAAGCCGTCGGCGCCCGCGCCCGAACGGGCCGTTTCATCCCCGGCACGCTCACCAACCCGAAGTACGACGGCTACATCGAACCGGACGTGCTGGTCGTCACGGACCCGATCGGCGACGCCCAGGCCGTCAAGGAGGCGATCACGGTCGGCATCCCGGTCATCGCGATGTGCGACTCGAACAACCAGACCGGTAACGTCGACCTCGTCGTTCCGACCAACAACAAGGGTCGAAAGGCCCTCTCGGTCGTCTACTGGCTGCTGGCAAACGAGGTTCTGGATCGCCGCGGCGCGGAACCGTCCTACGCGCTCGAAGACTTCGAGAGCCTGGTGTAAGGGTCGAGTTTCTGTGTCTTCTGTTCGTCCTGTACCCACGAGCGACTGCCACCTTCGTTCGATCACACCGTTCGGCGACCGGACAGGGAAAGAGTTACCTGTCGACCGGTTCGACTCCCGAACATGAAGGACGTCCTCTACGAGTTCGAGGAGGAGACGATCCCACCGGTCGTGGCGATGGCAGCGGCCGCGTTAGTCGGACTGTTCGCTCTCGGGTTCGTGTACAAACTCGTCTCTGTGCTGGTGCTCTAGTGCGTCTACCGGTCGCCGGACGGCGAGCGTCGACGGGGTGTGTGCGACCGAGAAGACAGCAATTAAGCCGGGAGGGACGAATCCTCAGGATATGACTCGTTCGAGCGCTCCCGGGAAGGTGTATCTCTTCGGGGAGCATGCGGTGGTCTACGGCGAACCGGCCGTTCCCTGCGCGATCGAACGGCGGGCGCGAGTCGGCGTCGAACCGCGAGACGACGCGACGCTGCGCGTTCACTCCGACGACCTCAGTCTGGACGGGTTCACCGTGGAGTACTCCGGTTCGACGACGGGAACTCCGGATATCGACGTGGCAGAGTCGCTGGTCGACGCGGCGATGGGCTACGTCGACGAAGCGATCGGGCAGGTGCGCGACGTGACCGGCGATACCGAGACCGGTTTCGACGTGACTATCGAGAGCGACATTCCGCTGGGGGCGGGCATCGGTTCGTCCGCTGCCGTGGTCGTGGCGGCGATCGACGCGGCGAGCCGAGCCCTCGGCGTCGAACTATCGACTGACGAACTCGCCGAACGGGCCTACCGGACCGAACTCGCCGTCCAGGACGGGCAGGCCTCGCGTGCCGATACGTTCTGTTCTGCGACGGGTGGCGCCGTTCGCGTCGAGGGAGCAGACTGTCGGTCGATCGCGGCGCCCGACCTGCCGTTCGTGATCGGGTTCGACGGCGGTGCGGGGGACACTGGCGCGTTAGTCGCCGGCGTCCGCCAGCTTCGCGAGGAGTACGACTTCGCCGCCGAGACGATCGAGTCGATCGGCGATATCGTCAGACGGGGTGAACGGATTCTCGCCGACGGAGACGTCGAGGAACTCGGTGAACTGATGGACTTCAATCACGGATTGCTCTCGGCGCTCGGTGTCTCCTCGCGATCGCTCGATTCGATGGTCTGGGCCGCTCGCGAAGCCGGCGCCCACGGGGTGAAACTGACCGGCGCGGGCGGCGGCGGCTGTATCGTCGCGCTGGATCCGACGCCGGAGACGGCGACGGCGTTGCGGTACCTGCCCGGCTGTGAGGAGGTGTTTCGTGCGGAACTTGCGACCGACGGGGTGAAACGACTCGAATGACGATCGTCCTGAAACTCGGCGGGAGCGTGATCACCGAGAAGGACCGCCCCGAGACGCTCGACGGCAGGGCGCTCGACGAAACGGCGGACGCGATCGCCGAGGCGCTCGCAGACGGGACCGTCGAGGACATCGTTCTGGTCCACGGCGGCGGTAGTTTCGGCCATCACCACGCGAACGAGTTTGGCGTGAGCACGACCGCCGGTAGCCACGCGGTCGACGCCGTCCACGCGATCCACGGCGCGATGACGACACTCAATCGGTTCGTCCTCCAGCGGCTGCTCGACCGTGACGTGCCCGCCGTACCGGTCGCCCCGTTTTCTGCCGCCTATCGAAGCGGAGACGGTGCCCTTACCCTCCCGACCGGGCAGGTCGAGACGCTGCTGGGGGAGGGGTTCGTCCCCGTGTTGCACGGCGACATCGTCGCCCACGTCGGTGCGGGCGTGACCGTCGTGAGCGGTGACGAACTCGTCGTCGAACTGGCCGACCGCCTCGGGGCCGATCGGGTCGGTCTCTGCTCTGCGGTGCCGGGCGTCCTCGATGGGAACGATGCGGTGATCGAGCGAATCGAGAGCCACGAGGACGTCGCGTCGGTGCTCGGTGACAGCGATACGACGGACGTGACCGGCGGGATGAGTAGCAAGGTCCGCGCGTTGCTGGCGCTCGACGGACCGGCGTCGATTTTCGATCTGGACGGATTGACCGCGTTTCTCGCGGGCGAGCGCCCAGGGACGACCGTCGACGGCGAGCGTCAGTGACCCGACCCGGTATCGTGGAGCGAAGCGACCCGTCGGAGTCTCGCCAGGTGTCGGTCCGTTCGCGCTCTCTCTCGGTGTTGCAGACGACCGCCGTGTCGAAGCGGAGGTCCCCGAGTCGTCGCGTCCCGTGGTTCGAGCGTGCAACGACGGGCTACCCACGTAGCCGGCCGGGAGAATATCGATGAAGCGCAACAGGGTCCGGCCGATCGCGTGCTGCCTGCGCAGGTCGACGGCGACCGCGCTGACGCGCCGGGTCAGGACGCCGTTCGTCCTGTCTTCGCCGACCTCCAGGCCGTGGTTCATTGTCCCGGCGTCCCGGCTCCGTCATCGGGATCGACGATCGCTGCGTCTGGTCGGACGTGCCGTGACCGGTCACGACACTCGCAGTGGCGCCGGTGACCGACTCGGGATACTCCGGGCGGCTTCGTCTCGGCCCGACCCCTGACGGGCCCGTGTCCTGGTCACGTTCGATCGCCGGCCCGTCACCAGCGTCGGCGGCGGTACCGCCGCGAGGATCCACGCCTTTAAGCCGATCGGGCCTGTACCCCCGGACAACCGAGCGAACGGTCGTCCCGGGACGAACGGAGGGCGACCGGCGATCCGCCGGCAGACGGCGATGTGGGCCTCCGGCCCGTACGCCCGACGGCGGACGACTCGACGCAGTCGGGACCCCGCATCCGGTCGAGCAGTCGACCGTGCTCGCGGGCGCCGGTCGACCCCTGCGGGGCGGGCCGACTCGGACACAACTATGGAAATCGAAATTGCAACGATAGGCGGCTACGAGGAAGTTGGACGGCAGATGACTGCCGTCCGCGCGGGCAACGACGTCGTCATCTTCGACATGGGACTGAACCTCTCGCAGGTTCTGATCCACGACAACGTCGAGACCGAACGGATGCACAGTCTCGATCTGATCGACATGGGCGCGATTCCGGACGACCGGGTTATGTCCGACCTCGAGGGCGACGTGCAGGCGATCGTCCCGACGCACGGTCACTTAGACCACATCGGCGCCATCTCGAAACTCGCCCACCGGTACAACGCGCCGGTCGTCGCGACGCCGTTTACGATCGAGCTGGTCAAACAGCAGATCGAGAGCGAACAGAAGTTCGGCGTCGAGAACGATCTGATCAAGATGGATCCCGGCGAGACGATGTCGATCGGCGACAGCGGCCAGGTCGACCTCGAGTTCGTCAACGTCACTCACTCGATCATCGACGCCATCAACCCGGTCCTCCACACGCCCGAGGGCGCCATCGTCTACGGGCTGGACAAACGCATGGATCACACGCCGGTCATCGGCGACCCGATCGACATGGAACGCTTCCGCGAGATCGGTCGAGAGGGCCAGGGTGTCCTGTGTTACATCGAGGACTGTACGAACGCGAACAAGCAGGGTCGCACGCCGAGTGAATCCGTCGCGAGACGCCACCTGAAGGACGTCATCTACAGTCTGGAGGACTACGACGGCGGCATCGTCGCGACGACGTTCTCGAGTCACATCTCCCGGGTCACCTCGCTCGTGGAGTTCGCCAACGATATCGGCCGCCAGCCGGTCTTGCTGGGTCGGTCGATGGAGAAGTACTCTGGGACCGCGGAACGACTCGACTTCGTCGACTTCCCCGACGATCTGGGTATGTTCGGTCACCGCAAGTCGGTCGACCGAACGTTCAAACGCATCATGAACGAAGGCAAAGAGAACTTCCTGCCCGTCGTCACTGGCCACCAGGGAGAACCGCGCGCGATGCTCACCCGGATGGCCCGCGGCGAGACGCCGTACGAACTGGACGAGGGCGACAAGGTCGTCTTCTCTGCGCGCGTCATCCCGGAACCCACCAACGAGGGCCAGCGCTACCAGGCCGAGAAGCTCCTTGGCATGCAGGGCGCACGCATCTACTCCGACATCCACGTCTCCGGCCACCTCAACCAGGAGGGTCACTACGAGATGCTACAGGCGCTGCAACCCCAGCACATCATCCCGGCCCATCAGGACATGAAGGGCTTCTCTGGGTACGTCGGCCTCGCACAGAGCGAGGGGTACAAACTCGGTCGTGATCTGCACGTCACGTCGAACGGCAACCTGATCCAGCTGGTCGAGTGAGATGACGACCCCCGAGGCACGCGAACAGGCGGTGCTCGAAGCGGTCCGGAAGCGGCGCGAACTCGTCAACGACGCGATCCCGGAGGAGTTACCGATCCGTCGTCCGGAGCGCCTCTACGAGGCCTCGCGGTACCTGCTCGACGCGGGTGGCAAGCGCCTCCGGCCGTCGGTGTTACTCGTCACGGCGGAGGCTCTCACCGACGTCGATCCGCTCACGGAGTCGTATCGGTCGTTCGAACCGCTCGACGATTCGTCGCCGATCGACATCCTGGCGGCAGCGATCAGCGTCGAAGTGATCCAGTCGTTCACCCTGATCCACGACGACATCATGGACGACGACGACCTTCGACGTGGCGTCCCGGCCGTCCATCGCGAGTACGACGTAGAGACGGCGATTCTCGCCGGCGACACGCTGTACTCGAAGGCGTTCGAGATCATGCTCGATACGGGCGCCGAGACGGACCGGATGGTCCGCGCGCTCGACGTCCTCGCGAACACCTGTACGCAGATCTGCGAGGGCCAGTCGCTCGACGTCCAGTTCGAGGAACGCGACCGGGTCACGACCGACGAGTACCTGGAAATGGTCGAACAGAAGACGGCGGTCCTCTACGCAGCGTCGGCTGCCCTGCCCGCGGTCCTCCTCGGTGCCGACGACGAGACCGTCGACGCGCTCTATGGCTACGGGCTCGACATCGGACGCGGGTTCCAGATCCACGACGACGTCCTCGATCTCACCGTCCCGAGCGAGACGCTCGGCAAACAACGCGGCAGCGACCTCGTCGAGAACAAACAGACCCTGATCACCGTCCACGCCCGCGAGCAGGGTGTGTCGGTCGACTCCCTCGTCGACACGGACGACGTCGACGCCGTCACAGAAGCGGAGATCGACAGTGCCGTCGCCGAACTCGAAGCGGCAGGCAGCATCGAGTACGCCCGGGCGAAAGCCCACGAACTCGTCTCGCAGGGCAAAGGTCGCCTCGACGTCCTTCCCGAGAACGAGGCCCGGACACTGCTCGAAACCCTCGCCGAGTATCTCGTCGAGCGCGGCTACTGAGCCAGTACAGACCCGTTTTCGGCGCCGAATCGACGCTCGAAACGGAGCGTGGGTTTTTGTCCGCCAGGTCGGTACGTCCCGACATGACGCAACCGCAGGGTCCCAGATCACTCTCTCGCCGCACTCTACTCGCCGCTGGCCTGTCGGCCGGGATTACGGCCGTCGCCGGGTGCACCTCCCTGGTCGGAAACACGTCAGACGGGTCGACGTTCGACCCTGAGGAACCGTCCGACCCGCCGACGGGGACGCCGAACGAACTCCACTACGTGCTCGAAGAGCGAACGCCCCAGCACGAACTCGACGTCGAGTCCATCTACGAGAGCGACGGTGATCTGATCGTCGAGTACTACTCCGACGCCGACGCGTCGGTGGACGAGAACGCGACCGGCGAGAACGCCTCGATCGTCGTCAGGGAAGGTGGACCGCTGTACAACTTCACGATGGAAGAGGCGGGCGTGATCGCCGAAGCGTTCAACCAGGTGTGCATCCAGTACGGCTCCGGCGACGAGTACGACATGCTCGTCGGGGAGCTCGTCAATCCACTGGAAAACCAGCCGTGGGGTTGGGGCGCCGAGACCGCCTGGTTCACAGAGTACAACGCGGGCAACATCACGCGAACCGACGTCGTTCAGCGAATGGGTCAGTACGTCGTCTACGAGGAAGACGTGACGGCGAGCGAGTAGTGATGCAGACGCTTCTAGTGAGCGTCCACGCCGTTCGGTACATCCCCAATCGCCGAACCAGCGGTCGGGCGCGGACGTCCGTGGCCGAGTTGTCGAGAGCGATTGGAGCCGAGCGGTTCGGTAGCGTGATCGGAGCCGAGCGGTTCGGCCGGAACCTACCGTCCCTCTCGATCAGTCGGTGGGTGGCGAGACGGTAGTGGCGCTCTCGTTGGTTCCGACGGCCGTCTCTCCGTCGGCGGAGGTCTCGAGGATCGTCGCCATCGTCTCGAGTTCCTGATCGAGCGCGTCGTCACCGATGGCGTCAGCTTCGGCGGAGAAGTACGACCGGAACGTCGCGAACCGCTCGACGTACGCCGGCGAGAGTCGTAAGTCGGTCGACTGGCGTTCCCACTCACCGAGGGCCACCGTCTCGGACTCGTCGATCCCCGCGTCGGGTGGGTCCGGGTCGTCGCCTGCGAGTGTGGCGCGTTCGTACTCGATCCAGTGCTGTGTGAGCGTGGCGTATCGAGTGAGCAGGACGGCCTTCCGGACGCTGTCGGTCTCGAAGTACTCCGGTTGGCGATCGTCGAATCGGAGGTGTTCGGTCGTCTCGTGGCGTTCGCCCGACCGGTCCTCGTAACTCGCCGTCAGTTCCAGTGTCGATTCGTCCCCCGTTCGATTCAGTTGTAGCAGGATGACT comes from the Halovivax cerinus genome and includes:
- the idsA3 gene encoding geranylfarnesyl diphosphate synthase; translation: MTTPEAREQAVLEAVRKRRELVNDAIPEELPIRRPERLYEASRYLLDAGGKRLRPSVLLVTAEALTDVDPLTESYRSFEPLDDSSPIDILAAAISVEVIQSFTLIHDDIMDDDDLRRGVPAVHREYDVETAILAGDTLYSKAFEIMLDTGAETDRMVRALDVLANTCTQICEGQSLDVQFEERDRVTTDEYLEMVEQKTAVLYAASAALPAVLLGADDETVDALYGYGLDIGRGFQIHDDVLDLTVPSETLGKQRGSDLVENKQTLITVHAREQGVSVDSLVDTDDVDAVTEAEIDSAVAELEAAGSIEYARAKAHELVSQGKGRLDVLPENEARTLLETLAEYLVERGY